The genomic window GTGCGCATCTGCGGCATCGTGCTCGCGGCCGGCGCGGGCGCCCGATACGGGTCGCCGAAGGGTCTCGCGCACACCCCGGACGGCGAGCCCTGGGTCGCTCGGGCCGTCCGCACGCTGCGGGAGGGCGGCTGCGACGAGGTGCTGGTCGTCGTCGGCGCGCGCGCGGACGAGGTCGCAGCACTCGTGCCGGACGACGCCGGGCTGGTCGAGGCCGCAGACTGGGCCGCCGGACTCTCAGCGTCGCTGCGGGCGGGACTGCGCGCGGCGCAGGGCGCGCGGCACGGCCCGGAGGACGGCGCGGAGGACGCGGCATCCGCTGATCCGGGGTCCACGGCTGCTGCGGCGTTCGACGCCGTCGTCGTCATGCCCGTCGACACCCCCGATGCGCCGGCATCCGTCGTTCGTCGAGTGATCGCGACGCTTCGTCGGGGAGCCCCCCTCGTTCAGGCCGTCTACGGCGGTGTGCCGGGGCATCCCGCGGCGATCGCCCACTCGCACTTCGCCGCGCTGGCGGCCGCGCTGGACGGAGACCGCGGTGCACGACCGTATCTCGTCACCCACGGCGTGTTCGAGGTCGAGTGCGGCGATGTCTGGTCGGGAGCCGACATCGACCACCGGTGACCCCGCGCCGGACGCTGAGCGAGGCCAGGGCACAGCTGCCACCGGTCGTTGAGCGAGGGAGCGCCAGCGACCGAGACGAAGCGTCTCGAGCCGACGTTCAGCGCCGGGTGCGGGCGTTTCGTCTCGCTCGTTCCTCGCTCGCTCAACGACCGGTACCTCGACCTCCGGTCGTTGAGCGAGGGAGCGCCAGCGACCGAGACGAAACGCCTTGAGCCGACGCCCTGCGCCGGGTGCGAGCGTTTCGTCTCGCTCGTTCCTCGCTCGCTCAACGACCGGGCGCCTCGCCCGCGTCGTCGGTGCGTCAGTCGCCCAGGACGACGTTGAGCGGCGGCTCGCCGGCGACGAGGCGCTCGATCTGGGTGCGCACGAGCTTCGCCACGCGCGGGCGCATCGCGCTCGAGGCTCCGCCGACGTGCGGGGTGATGAGGACCCCGGGAAGGCTCCACAGCGCGTGCCCTTCGGGCAGCGGTTCGGGATCGGTGACATCGAGCGCCGCGCGGATGCGGCCGCGGCCGACGTGATCGACCAGCGCCTCGGTGTCGATCAGCGACCCGCGTCCGACGTTGACGACCAGCGCGCCGTCGGGCAGCGCCGACAGGAACGCATCGTCGACCAGGTTCTTCGTCGCGTCGCCGCCGGGAAGCGTCAGCACGACGATCTCGGCGCGGGGGAGCAGGGCGGGCAGCTCGTCGATGCCGTGGACGGCCACGCCGTCCTCGTCGCGTGCCCGCGAGGCGACCGGAATCAGCTCCACCTCGAAGGGTGCGAGCCGTGCGGCGACCGCCTTGCCGACGCCCCCGTAGCCGAGCAGCAGCACTCGGCGGTCGGCGAGGCTCTGTGCGAAGACCGGCGCCCACCGGCCGCCGGCGGTGTCGACGGCGAACGCGTCGATGTGCCGCTGCGCCGCGATCGCGAGGCCTACCGCCAGCTCGGCGGTCGAGGTCTCGTGCACCGAGGCGGCGTTGGCGAAGGGGAGGCCCTCCGGCAGGATGTCGGCGACGCCGTCGTAGCCGATGGACTGGCCCTGGACGAGCCCGACCTCGACGTCCTCGAGGCGCTCGAGCACCCGCGCCATCGACATGTACGGCGGCACCACCATGTCGAACCGCGGGCGGGGGGCCGCGGCATCCATCGGCCACACCACCAATTCGACGCCCGCGGGGAGCTCCCCGAGATCGGCGGCGAGTTCTTCGGTGGGGACGCTGACGACAAGATTCCGGATGCCACTGCTCACGCCGTCCACGCTACCGGCGCGGTGCGGTGCGGGCGTCGCCGGGCGGCGCTACGCTCTCGGCCAGCGGACACCGTCGCCCGAGCGGCGCCGCACGAGGAGGCGGACGTGGTTCCCGAGATCAACTACTGGGCGGTGCTGATCGCGACGGCGTCGAGCATGGTCGTCGGCTCGATCTGGTACACGCCGAAGGTGTTCGGCACGCGATGGGCGAAACTCGCGAACGTCGACATGGACCGGCCGGGCGCCAGCGCCGTGGTGCCGATCGTCGTCACCCTGATCGTGAGCTTCATCACGGCGTGGGTGCTCGCCGGCGCGACGTCGATCGCCTGGCATTTCTACGGTGGCGGGTATCTGCTCGCTGCGGTGGGCACGGGTGTCATCCTGTGGGCGGGCTTCACGGCCGCGCGGTTCATCACCCACGATGCGTTCGAGGGCCGGCCGTCGTCGCTGACGGTGCTGAACATCGCCCACGAGCTGGTGACGATCGTCATCATGGCTCTCATCATCGGCGTGTGGCCGCCCGCCGGCACCGTGTGAGCAGGTCGCCGCTGGGGCTCAGGCGGCCTGGGCCACCACGGCGGCGATGGCCGAGGTGAAGAACGACCGGCCGTCGACGCCCGATCGCATGGCGTCCGCGGTGTCGGGGCCGAAGCCGGGCTCGACCGCGTGCTCGGGGTGCGGCATGAGGCCGACCACGTTGCCGCGTTCGTTGGAGATGCCGGCGATGTCGCGCAGCGAGCCGTTCGGGTTCACGCCCACGTACCGGAAGGTGACGAGGCCCTCGCCCTCGAGGCGGTCGAGCTCGTCCTCGGAGGCGATGTAGCCGCCGTCGGCGTTCTTCAGCGGGATCACGATCTCCTGGCCGGAGGCGAAATCGCTGGTCCACGCGGTGTCGTTGTTCTCCACGCGCAGGCGCTGGTCGCGGCGGATGAACTGCTGGTGCGCGTTGCGGATCAGGCCGCCGGGGAGCAGGTGCGCCTCGACGAGCATCTGGAAGCCGTTGCAGATGCCGAGGATCGGCATGCCCTGGGCTGCGGCATCCTTCACCTCCGACATGATCGGGGCGAGCGCGGCGATCGCTCCGGCGCGCAGGTAGTCGCCGTAGCTGAAGCCGCCGGGAAGCACGAGGCCGTCGACCCCGTCGAGGTCGTGCGAGCCGTGCCAGAGGGCGACGGGCTCACCGCCGGCGATCTCGATCGCGCGCTGCGCGTCGCGGTCGTCGAGCGAGCCGGGGAACGTGATGACGCCGATGCGGGCGGTCATTCGACGACCTCGATGCCGACGACGTCCTCGATCACCGCGTTCGACAGGATCTCGTCAGCAATGCGCTGGGCCTCGGCGAGGACCTCTTCGGTGACCTCGCCGTCGACGGTGAGCTCGAACCGCTTGCCGATGCGCACCGCGGTGAAGTCCGAGACGCCGAGCCGGGCGAATG from Microbacterium sp. ProA8 includes these protein-coding regions:
- a CDS encoding NTP transferase domain-containing protein; this encodes MRICGIVLAAGAGARYGSPKGLAHTPDGEPWVARAVRTLREGGCDEVLVVVGARADEVAALVPDDAGLVEAADWAAGLSASLRAGLRAAQGARHGPEDGAEDAASADPGSTAAAAFDAVVVMPVDTPDAPASVVRRVIATLRRGAPLVQAVYGGVPGHPAAIAHSHFAALAAALDGDRGARPYLVTHGVFEVECGDVWSGADIDHR
- a CDS encoding 2-hydroxyacid dehydrogenase; this translates as MSSGIRNLVVSVPTEELAADLGELPAGVELVVWPMDAAAPRPRFDMVVPPYMSMARVLERLEDVEVGLVQGQSIGYDGVADILPEGLPFANAASVHETSTAELAVGLAIAAQRHIDAFAVDTAGGRWAPVFAQSLADRRVLLLGYGGVGKAVAARLAPFEVELIPVASRARDEDGVAVHGIDELPALLPRAEIVVLTLPGGDATKNLVDDAFLSALPDGALVVNVGRGSLIDTEALVDHVGRGRIRAALDVTDPEPLPEGHALWSLPGVLITPHVGGASSAMRPRVAKLVRTQIERLVAGEPPLNVVLGD
- a CDS encoding DUF1761 domain-containing protein translates to MVPEINYWAVLIATASSMVVGSIWYTPKVFGTRWAKLANVDMDRPGASAVVPIVVTLIVSFITAWVLAGATSIAWHFYGGGYLLAAVGTGVILWAGFTAARFITHDAFEGRPSSLTVLNIAHELVTIVIMALIIGVWPPAGTV
- the purQ gene encoding phosphoribosylformylglycinamidine synthase subunit PurQ — translated: MTARIGVITFPGSLDDRDAQRAIEIAGGEPVALWHGSHDLDGVDGLVLPGGFSYGDYLRAGAIAALAPIMSEVKDAAAQGMPILGICNGFQMLVEAHLLPGGLIRNAHQQFIRRDQRLRVENNDTAWTSDFASGQEIVIPLKNADGGYIASEDELDRLEGEGLVTFRYVGVNPNGSLRDIAGISNERGNVVGLMPHPEHAVEPGFGPDTADAMRSGVDGRSFFTSAIAAVVAQAA
- the purS gene encoding phosphoribosylformylglycinamidine synthase subunit PurS — its product is MPTIVVDVMPKAELLDPQGKAVSGAFARLGVSDFTAVRIGKRFELTVDGEVTEEVLAEAQRIADEILSNAVIEDVVGIEVVE